In one Roseburia intestinalis L1-82 genomic region, the following are encoded:
- a CDS encoding HIT family protein, which yields MDQNCAYCIEGELVAQFGIKICELPSSKVYLFKEQSHKGRVIVAHKKHVSEITELTAEERAAYIEDINHVAEALHKAFHPQKVNYGAYGDTGHHLHFHLVPKYTDGYEWGGTFAMNPGEKFLSDEEYTALIEEIKKYL from the coding sequence ATGGATCAGAATTGTGCATATTGTATAGAGGGCGAATTAGTCGCCCAGTTTGGTATTAAAATCTGTGAACTGCCAAGTTCAAAAGTTTATCTTTTCAAGGAGCAGAGCCACAAAGGCCGTGTGATCGTCGCTCACAAAAAACATGTCAGTGAGATCACTGAACTGACCGCTGAGGAACGCGCCGCTTACATTGAAGATATTAATCATGTGGCAGAAGCACTTCACAAGGCATTTCATCCGCAGAAAGTCAACTACGGTGCTTACGGTGATACCGGCCATCATCTCCACTTCCATCTCGTTCCAAAATATACAGACGGTTACGAGTGGGGCGGCACTTTTGCCATGAATCCGGGCGAAAAATTTCTTTCCGATGAGGAATATACCGCATTGATCGAAGAGATCAAAAAATATTTATAA
- a CDS encoding bifunctional 4-hydroxy-2-oxoglutarate aldolase/2-dehydro-3-deoxy-phosphogluconate aldolase, whose protein sequence is MNKVLEEFSKIGIIPVIALDNVEDAAPLAKALCDGGLPCAEVTFRTAAAEESIRIMSEQFPEMLVGAGTVLTTEQVDRAVNAGAKFIVSPGLNPKVVKYCVEKGIPVTPGCSNPSDVEVAIELGLDVVKFFPAEAAGGLSMIKSMAAPYTKMKFMPTGGINAKNLTSYLDFKKIIACGGSWMVNKDMIAAKDWDGITALTKEAVSTMLGFKLLHVGVNNASEEVAAAESAKFATLLGENVKVGNSSMFVGSLIEMMKNPGRGTNGHICIQTNYLDRAIYHLEKRGFVFDESSFKYNDKGELTVAYLKDEIAGFAVHFNQK, encoded by the coding sequence ATGAACAAAGTATTAGAAGAGTTTTCCAAAATCGGTATTATCCCGGTTATCGCACTTGACAATGTAGAGGATGCTGCACCTTTAGCAAAAGCATTATGCGACGGTGGTCTCCCATGTGCAGAAGTTACTTTCCGTACAGCAGCTGCTGAGGAATCTATCCGCATCATGTCCGAGCAGTTCCCGGAGATGTTAGTAGGTGCAGGTACTGTTCTTACCACAGAGCAGGTTGACCGCGCTGTAAACGCAGGTGCAAAATTCATCGTAAGCCCTGGTTTAAATCCAAAAGTTGTAAAATACTGTGTTGAAAAAGGAATCCCGGTAACTCCTGGATGCTCTAACCCAAGCGACGTAGAAGTTGCAATCGAGCTTGGTCTTGACGTTGTGAAATTCTTCCCGGCAGAAGCTGCAGGCGGACTTTCCATGATCAAATCCATGGCAGCTCCTTACACAAAGATGAAATTCATGCCGACCGGCGGTATCAACGCAAAGAACTTAACAAGCTACCTTGATTTCAAAAAGATCATCGCATGCGGTGGTTCCTGGATGGTAAACAAAGACATGATCGCTGCAAAAGACTGGGATGGCATTACAGCTTTAACAAAAGAGGCTGTTTCTACCATGTTAGGATTCAAACTGTTACATGTAGGTGTTAACAACGCTTCTGAGGAAGTAGCTGCTGCAGAGTCTGCAAAATTCGCCACCTTACTTGGCGAGAATGTAAAAGTTGGAAACAGCTCCATGTTCGTAGGTTCTTTAATTGAAATGATGAAGAATCCGGGACGCGGAACCAATGGTCATATCTGCATTCAGACCAACTACTTAGACCGCGCGATTTATCATCTTGAAAAACGTGGTTTTGTATTTGACGAATCTTCTTTCAAATACAATGACAAAGGTGAGCTTACTGTTGCTTACTTAAAAGACGAGATCGCAGGTTTCGCTGTTCACTTCAACCAGAAATAA
- a CDS encoding IclR family transcriptional regulator produces the protein MAEQKETKNPVQSAERIFQVMEMLADHGEMGLMEISTALGLHKSTVHRLLMSLVYMGYAKQDEVSQKYMLSYKIVSMAGKMLDRMDILQVAKPYMERLSDISGETVHLVQREGNNILYIYKIEAKIGTIRMVSHVGMVHPMYCSGVGKAIMAELPESEVKQIWNESIIEKKTEHTITDYDDMLSVLKEAKKNGYALDDEENEEGVRCIAASLRDYHNEVKYAFSISGPTSRMTRERVEELSVDVRKVQEELSMELGWYRK, from the coding sequence ATGGCAGAACAGAAAGAAACAAAAAATCCGGTGCAGTCGGCAGAGCGCATTTTTCAGGTAATGGAAATGCTGGCCGATCACGGTGAGATGGGACTGATGGAGATCAGCACAGCGTTAGGACTTCACAAAAGCACGGTACATCGCCTTCTGATGTCTTTAGTCTATATGGGATATGCAAAACAGGACGAGGTATCCCAGAAGTATATGCTTTCTTATAAAATAGTCAGCATGGCAGGAAAAATGCTTGACCGCATGGATATTTTACAGGTTGCAAAACCTTATATGGAGCGTTTGTCTGATATCAGCGGGGAAACAGTGCATTTAGTTCAGCGGGAAGGAAACAATATTTTATATATTTATAAAATAGAAGCAAAAATCGGTACGATCCGCATGGTGTCCCATGTGGGGATGGTCCATCCGATGTATTGTTCCGGTGTGGGCAAGGCAATCATGGCAGAACTTCCGGAGTCGGAAGTGAAACAGATCTGGAATGAGAGCATCATCGAAAAAAAGACGGAGCATACGATCACGGATTATGATGATATGCTTAGTGTATTAAAAGAAGCAAAAAAGAACGGTTATGCACTTGATGATGAGGAAAATGAAGAAGGTGTACGGTGTATTGCTGCAAGCCTCAGGGATTATCATAATGAAGTAAAATATGCATTCAGTATTTCCGGACCGACCAGCCGGATGACGCGAGAACGGGTGGAGGAGTTATCTGTGGATGTCAGAAAAGTACAGGAAGAATTATCCATGGAATTAGGCTGGTATAGAAAATAG
- the clpX gene encoding ATP-dependent Clp protease ATP-binding subunit ClpX, protein MNNNDYREITEDDVTTVSTDQKEEMNGQESVNDTPDVSENEKETVQAEVTNSDASDEKEPEYEDICYICRRPEHIAGKMIKIPNNICICQDCMQKTFDSMNQTGFSMDDMLNMNMGKMPNISMINLSDLQGMQGFIPNNQKIKKKKPKEKKEPVLDIKKIPAPHKIKASLDEYVVGQEHAKKVMSVAVYNHYKRIASDEKDGIEIEKSNMLMIGPTGSGKTYLVKTLAKLLDVPLAITDATSLTEAGYIGDDIESVVSKLLAAADNDVERAEHGIIFIDEIDKIAKKRNTNQRDVSGESVQQGMLKLLEGAEVEVPVGASSKNAMVPMTMVNTKNILFICGGAFPELEDIIKERLNKSASIGFKSELKDKYDQDENILQKVTIEDVRKFGMIPEFLGRLPIMFTLEALTEDMLVRILKEPKNAILKQYQKLLAMDEVRLEFEDDALMAIAKQAKEKKVGARALRAIIEDFMLDIMYEIPKDDNIGMVTITKEYVEKKGGPLITMRGCAQIAAVE, encoded by the coding sequence ATGAATAATAATGATTATAGAGAAATAACTGAGGATGATGTAACAACCGTATCCACAGATCAGAAAGAGGAAATGAACGGACAGGAAAGCGTCAATGATACCCCTGACGTGTCAGAAAATGAAAAGGAAACCGTGCAGGCGGAAGTGACAAATTCAGACGCATCGGATGAAAAAGAGCCGGAGTATGAGGATATCTGCTACATCTGCCGCAGACCGGAGCATATTGCAGGAAAGATGATAAAGATCCCGAACAACATCTGTATCTGTCAGGACTGTATGCAGAAAACGTTTGACAGTATGAACCAGACCGGATTTTCCATGGATGATATGCTGAACATGAATATGGGAAAAATGCCAAATATCAGCATGATCAATCTTTCAGATCTGCAGGGGATGCAGGGATTTATTCCGAATAACCAGAAAATCAAAAAGAAAAAGCCGAAAGAAAAGAAAGAGCCGGTACTTGATATCAAAAAGATCCCGGCACCACATAAAATCAAGGCATCGTTGGATGAGTACGTAGTTGGACAGGAGCATGCAAAGAAAGTCATGTCCGTCGCTGTTTATAATCACTATAAGAGGATCGCATCCGATGAGAAGGACGGCATCGAGATTGAAAAGTCCAATATGTTAATGATTGGACCGACCGGTTCCGGTAAGACTTATTTGGTAAAGACACTTGCAAAGCTTTTAGATGTGCCGCTTGCCATCACAGATGCGACGTCCCTGACAGAGGCAGGGTATATCGGTGATGACATCGAGAGTGTTGTCAGCAAACTGCTTGCAGCAGCGGACAATGATGTTGAGCGCGCGGAACACGGTATTATCTTTATTGATGAGATCGACAAAATCGCAAAGAAACGCAACACCAATCAGCGTGATGTCAGCGGAGAGTCCGTGCAGCAGGGAATGTTAAAACTGTTAGAGGGTGCGGAGGTAGAAGTGCCTGTCGGAGCCAGCAGCAAGAATGCCATGGTACCCATGACAATGGTCAACACCAAAAATATTCTGTTTATCTGTGGAGGCGCGTTCCCGGAGTTAGAGGATATCATTAAGGAACGCCTCAATAAATCCGCATCGATCGGTTTTAAATCCGAGCTTAAGGATAAATACGACCAGGATGAAAATATTCTGCAGAAGGTGACCATAGAGGATGTGCGCAAATTTGGCATGATACCGGAGTTCTTAGGACGTCTGCCGATCATGTTTACCTTAGAAGCGCTCACAGAAGATATGTTAGTGCGCATCTTAAAGGAACCGAAAAATGCGATCTTAAAACAGTACCAGAAACTGCTTGCCATGGATGAAGTCAGACTCGAATTTGAGGATGACGCACTGATGGCGATCGCAAAGCAGGCAAAGGAAAAGAAAGTCGGTGCGCGTGCACTCCGTGCGATCATCGAGGATTTTATGCTCGATATCATGTATGAGATTCCGAAAGATGACAATATCGGCATGGTGACCATCACAAAAGAGTATGTGGAGAAAAAGGGCGGACCGCTCATTACCATGCGTGGCTGTGCACAGATTGCTGCTGTTGAATGA
- a CDS encoding PDC sensor domain-containing protein encodes MVEQLALDEDVQTILTTTKAGQKMTENEVYPAVLKKLVAVAGLDTENIQGVFTADLDSNASITSAGGISGDDYDCTTRTWYSCTQTGETMLTKTYVAASTGKTILSAVTPVFDEKDTVVGVVGIDVGLDTVMNMMGNYTIGANGYSMLLTSDGTFVYHPNADLIDTMIQDMNISDSVSTAISNQSEQLLKYKVNGEQKYGRQQEADGTDA; translated from the coding sequence ATGGTAGAACAGCTTGCACTGGATGAAGATGTGCAGACAATTCTGACCACTACCAAAGCTGGACAGAAAATGACAGAGAACGAGGTATATCCAGCGGTACTAAAGAAGCTTGTTGCAGTGGCAGGACTTGACACGGAAAATATTCAGGGTGTATTCACGGCGGATTTGGACAGTAATGCATCCATTACATCAGCAGGCGGTATTTCCGGCGATGATTATGACTGTACGACCCGCACATGGTACAGCTGTACGCAGACAGGAGAAACTATGCTGACAAAGACCTATGTTGCTGCAAGTACAGGAAAAACAATCTTAAGTGCGGTAACACCTGTATTTGACGAGAAAGATACGGTTGTCGGTGTCGTTGGAATAGACGTAGGGCTGGACACAGTCATGAATATGATGGGGAATTATACGATCGGTGCAAATGGATATTCCATGCTGTTGACAAGTGATGGAACTTTTGTATATCATCCGAATGCAGATCTGATTGATACTATGATTCAGGATATGAATATTTCAGACAGTGTAAGCACTGCGATCAGCAATCAGTCAGAACAGCTTTTGAAATATAAGGTAAACGGTGAACAAAAATATGGAAGACAGCAAGAAGCAGATGGCACAGATGCGTGA
- a CDS encoding methyl-accepting chemotaxis protein, whose amino-acid sequence MEDSKKQMAQMREAMDKIQESSKQVVGVIKAIKDIASQTNILSLNASIEAARAGEAGKGFAVVAGEIGGLADESADAVNTTRNLINVSLDEIEKGNTIVNDVIASLDNAVERVRIANGMIQETAQVADVQMKSIDQIRDGIRDMSQVVSDNSAMAEETSATSEELAAQSVTLNELVQKFELE is encoded by the coding sequence ATGGAAGACAGCAAGAAGCAGATGGCACAGATGCGTGAGGCAATGGACAAAATTCAGGAATCCTCGAAACAGGTTGTCGGTGTCATCAAGGCAATTAAAGATATTGCAAGCCAGACAAATATTTTATCATTGAATGCATCTATTGAAGCTGCACGCGCAGGCGAGGCGGGCAAAGGCTTTGCAGTGGTAGCAGGAGAGATCGGCGGTCTTGCAGATGAGAGTGCCGATGCGGTAAATACGACACGTAACCTGATCAACGTATCACTCGATGAGATTGAAAAGGGAAATACGATCGTAAATGATGTCATTGCATCTTTGGACAACGCGGTAGAGCGTGTTCGTATTGCAAACGGAATGATTCAGGAGACAGCACAGGTGGCAGATGTACAGATGAAGAGTATCGACCAGATCCGTGACGGCATCAGGGATATGTCACAGGTGGTTTCTGATAACTCTGCTATGGCAGAGGAGACTTCAGCAACAAGTGAGGAGCTGGCAGCACAGTCAGTTACATTAAATGAACTTGTACAGAAATTCGAATTAGAATAA
- a CDS encoding S8 family peptidase, with protein MADCREQVYSDEFFDFIVSYEETNEQTIAGACIQRIDEGYDIFYYPREGLPPLSVGSYSYSEIPKCYGLLDQTALEVSGILKMQNQPVLALKGRGVLIGFIDTGIDYTNPAFRYSDGSSRIVRIWDQTIQDGTPPVGILYGADYTREQINAALLSENPYDVVPSRDMNGHGTFLAGVACGSESENGDFIGAAPQSEIIMVKLKEAKQYLRDFFFVKDGVPAYQENDIMMAVSYLNGVANILNRPLVICVALGNSAGSHASEGFLPSYLNYICGRRKRVVVTATGNEANARHHFQGRIIGEMEHEDAEITVEENTKGFFVELWASAPELYAVTIISPSGEQIPRILVRRGASEQFNFIFEGTTITVDYRIDTKETASQLIFFRFIRPTPGLWTIRIFPQLTVTGNYHLWLPLRELTDGNNFFLRSNPEITLTSPSAARQVITVGGYQASNTSIYADSGRGYTITGEIKPDFVAPAVDVYGPGLLGNFITFTGTSAAAAITAGACAQIMQWAIVDQNNTVMSNTSIKNMLIRGTAKPENRTYPNREWGYGTLDVFGAFQNLRL; from the coding sequence ATGGCGGATTGCAGGGAACAGGTGTATTCTGACGAATTTTTTGATTTTATTGTATCTTATGAGGAAACGAATGAACAGACGATCGCAGGGGCGTGTATCCAGAGAATTGATGAAGGATATGATATTTTTTATTATCCAAGGGAGGGATTGCCTCCGCTTAGTGTAGGCAGTTATTCTTATTCAGAGATTCCAAAGTGTTATGGATTGCTGGATCAGACGGCACTTGAGGTGTCCGGTATTTTAAAAATGCAGAACCAGCCCGTTCTCGCCTTAAAGGGAAGAGGTGTATTGATAGGTTTTATTGATACCGGTATTGATTATACAAATCCGGCATTTCGATACAGTGACGGGAGCAGCCGGATCGTCCGTATCTGGGATCAGACCATACAGGATGGAACGCCGCCTGTTGGTATTTTGTATGGAGCAGATTATACAAGAGAACAGATCAATGCGGCATTGCTTTCGGAAAATCCGTATGATGTGGTGCCGTCGCGTGATATGAACGGACATGGCACATTTCTTGCAGGAGTGGCATGTGGAAGTGAGAGTGAAAACGGTGACTTTATCGGGGCGGCGCCGCAGTCTGAGATCATCATGGTAAAGTTAAAGGAGGCAAAACAGTATCTTCGGGATTTCTTTTTTGTGAAAGACGGCGTTCCGGCATATCAGGAAAACGACATTATGATGGCGGTTTCCTATTTAAATGGAGTTGCAAATATTTTAAATCGTCCGCTTGTCATCTGTGTGGCACTTGGAAACAGTGCAGGAAGTCATGCAAGCGAGGGATTTCTGCCATCTTATCTGAATTATATCTGTGGAAGAAGAAAGCGTGTGGTCGTGACTGCAACTGGAAATGAAGCCAATGCAAGACATCATTTTCAGGGGCGTATCATTGGAGAGATGGAACATGAGGATGCGGAGATCACGGTGGAGGAAAATACAAAAGGCTTTTTTGTGGAATTGTGGGCATCTGCACCGGAACTGTATGCAGTCACCATAATATCGCCTTCGGGGGAGCAGATTCCACGGATTCTGGTGCGCCGTGGAGCGTCAGAGCAGTTTAATTTTATTTTTGAGGGAACAACAATTACGGTGGATTACCGGATCGATACAAAAGAGACGGCAAGCCAGCTCATATTTTTCCGTTTTATCCGACCGACACCTGGATTGTGGACGATACGCATTTTCCCGCAGCTGACAGTGACGGGAAACTATCATCTCTGGCTGCCGCTGCGGGAGCTGACGGATGGAAATAATTTTTTTCTTCGTTCCAATCCGGAGATTACACTGACTTCTCCGAGTGCGGCAAGGCAGGTGATCACGGTGGGCGGTTATCAGGCATCAAATACCAGTATCTATGCGGATTCCGGCAGGGGTTATACGATAACCGGGGAGATCAAACCGGATTTTGTGGCACCGGCAGTGGATGTCTATGGTCCCGGGCTTCTTGGTAACTTTATCACCTTTACGGGAACAAGTGCAGCTGCTGCGATCACGGCAGGAGCCTGCGCGCAGATCATGCAGTGGGCGATCGTGGATCAGAACAATACAGTCATGTCGAATACTTCCATCAAAAATATGCTGATCCGAGGCACGGCTAAACCGGAAAACCGGACCTATCCAAACAGAGAGTGGGGATATGGGACACTCGATGTGTTTGGGGCATTTCAGAATCTGAGGCTGTGA
- a CDS encoding CHAP domain-containing protein, with protein sequence MTEKELRQSYVNAAVSYLGCKESNGSHKKIIDLYNSHKPLARNYAVKYTDSWCATFVSAMAIKTGLTDIIPTECGCGQMIQLFQKLGAWVENDAYRPSTGDVIFYDWDDNGVGDDTGWPEHVGIVVSVSGNTIKIIEGNKSDSVSYREIAVNGRYIRGYGVPEYSSKATSAGSGSGNGGGLKYSKGDIVNFTGSKHYASANATSGPSCKAGKAKVTDTAEGTKHPYHLIAVNGSGSTVYGWVNASDIAGASTAAASGSIAEGKTVKVKNSATKYATGQTIPSWVKSRKYTVQKIDGDRALLKEITSWVKISDLELA encoded by the coding sequence ATGACAGAAAAAGAATTAAGACAGAGCTACGTCAATGCAGCCGTTTCCTATCTGGGCTGCAAGGAAAGCAACGGCAGCCACAAGAAAATTATTGATCTTTACAATAGCCACAAGCCCCTCGCCAGAAACTACGCCGTAAAATATACGGACTCATGGTGCGCGACTTTTGTCTCAGCTATGGCTATTAAAACGGGACTTACTGACATTATCCCGACCGAGTGCGGCTGCGGCCAGATGATCCAGCTTTTCCAGAAGCTCGGCGCATGGGTAGAAAATGACGCATACAGACCGAGCACCGGCGACGTTATTTTTTACGACTGGGACGACAACGGAGTCGGCGACGATACCGGCTGGCCTGAGCATGTCGGCATTGTAGTGAGCGTATCAGGCAACACGATCAAGATTATCGAGGGAAACAAGAGCGACTCAGTAAGCTATCGCGAAATTGCTGTAAACGGCCGCTATATTAGAGGCTACGGAGTGCCTGAGTACAGCAGCAAGGCAACCAGCGCCGGATCTGGATCTGGCAACGGTGGAGGTCTGAAATACTCAAAGGGTGATATTGTAAACTTTACCGGATCCAAGCACTACGCAAGTGCGAACGCTACCAGCGGTCCTTCCTGCAAGGCTGGAAAAGCAAAGGTAACAGACACCGCAGAGGGTACAAAGCACCCTTACCACCTGATTGCAGTCAATGGATCGGGATCGACCGTTTACGGCTGGGTAAATGCCTCAGACATTGCGGGAGCCTCTACTGCTGCCGCCTCTGGCTCTATTGCGGAGGGCAAAACAGTCAAGGTAAAGAACTCGGCCACAAAGTACGCAACCGGCCAGACGATCCCGAGCTGGGTGAAGTCCAGAAAATACACGGTACAGAAAATCGACGGAGATCGCGCCCTCTTGAAAGAGATCACAAGCTGGGTGAAAATCTCCGATCTTGAATTAGCATAA
- a CDS encoding RNA-directed DNA polymerase, with protein MTSEERREQRYQRRKAARLKKRQETIGKYDDFERVASLNSLYEAAREASKGVDWKASVQRYNSLLLFNISKTRAELLAGKDIRRGFICFDICERGKLRHIKSVHFSERVVQKSFCTNIIYPTFTRSLIYDNGASQQGKGTQFATNRLTTHLRRHFRKYGREGGILLIDFSDYFGNVAHEPLFEIYRQIFTDPRVIALGMSFISAFGDKGLGLGSETSQINAVMLPNRADHYAKEVLRIRGYGRYMDDTYLLHHSIAYLEECLEKLRTIYSEYGIVINEKKTKIVDLKHGFTFLKTHFYITETGRIIKKPCRDSITRERRKLKRQAALVASGVLTFDEVRRSYASWRGSMSHRDAYRTVQSMDRLFNRLFIDQWKGGPQP; from the coding sequence GTGACAAGCGAAGAAAGACGAGAACAACGATACCAGAGACGGAAAGCCGCAAGGCTGAAAAAGAGGCAGGAAACAATCGGGAAATATGATGATTTTGAGCGCGTGGCCTCACTGAACTCTCTGTATGAAGCAGCAAGGGAAGCCTCGAAGGGCGTCGACTGGAAAGCCAGCGTCCAGAGGTACAACTCTTTGCTGCTTTTTAATATATCCAAAACACGCGCCGAGCTGCTTGCTGGGAAAGATATACGCCGCGGCTTTATCTGCTTTGATATATGCGAACGCGGCAAGCTGAGGCACATCAAAAGCGTGCATTTTTCCGAGAGGGTTGTGCAAAAATCATTTTGCACCAACATCATATACCCCACTTTCACCCGCTCCCTGATTTATGACAACGGGGCGAGTCAGCAAGGGAAAGGCACCCAGTTCGCGACCAACAGACTGACGACTCACTTGCGGAGGCATTTCAGGAAATACGGACGCGAAGGCGGCATACTTCTGATTGACTTCTCGGACTACTTCGGGAATGTGGCACATGAGCCACTTTTTGAGATATACCGGCAGATCTTCACGGATCCGCGTGTTATAGCTCTGGGAATGAGCTTTATTTCTGCCTTCGGCGATAAAGGCCTCGGGCTGGGAAGCGAAACGAGCCAGATCAACGCCGTAATGCTTCCAAATCGCGCGGACCATTACGCGAAGGAAGTGCTCAGGATCCGGGGCTATGGCAGATATATGGACGACACCTATCTGCTACACCATAGCATTGCATACCTCGAGGAATGTCTCGAAAAGCTCCGGACGATATACTCGGAATATGGCATAGTTATCAATGAGAAGAAAACAAAAATTGTAGACCTCAAACACGGCTTTACATTTTTGAAAACTCATTTTTATATCACAGAAACCGGCCGGATCATCAAAAAGCCGTGCCGTGACAGTATCACCAGAGAACGCCGAAAGCTGAAAAGGCAGGCGGCTCTCGTAGCTTCTGGCGTCCTGACCTTTGACGAGGTTCGACGTTCCTACGCCTCATGGCGTGGCAGCATGTCGCACCGGGACGCATACAGAACCGTGCAAAGCATGGACCGCCTATTTAATAGGCTGTTTATAGATCAATGGAAAGGAGGACCACAACCATGA
- a CDS encoding phage tail protein I yields MARMSIFNPNMAKLLPKFMKADETDVALSHAMDVLLAEPANRAKILRKWDQIDNMNDAQLDEMAWEFNIDWWDSSFSLETKRSVIRTCYRVHEKRGTKWAVEELITSAFGMGKVTEWFEYGGQPYWFKIQTSATLTKDGMLYFLNMIDKVKNARSHVEMIEVTRTIQQPLHGGTAHHSFSKCVVLDHFQETRKAEITQRGGTGRGSYHSHNSIMDYFALEYSAGIVSNVGTAAGQSQSKAGAIEHFDDVQPLELPLAAGVAHTNHIKNIIKEE; encoded by the coding sequence ATGGCAAGAATGAGCATTTTTAACCCAAACATGGCGAAGCTGCTCCCTAAATTTATGAAAGCGGACGAAACGGACGTGGCGCTCTCTCACGCTATGGACGTTCTGCTCGCTGAACCGGCGAACAGAGCCAAAATTCTGCGGAAATGGGACCAGATCGACAACATGAACGACGCGCAGCTCGATGAAATGGCGTGGGAGTTCAATATTGACTGGTGGGACTCCTCTTTCTCTCTGGAGACCAAAAGATCAGTAATACGCACATGCTACCGAGTCCATGAAAAGCGCGGCACAAAATGGGCGGTTGAGGAGCTTATCACCTCAGCCTTCGGAATGGGTAAAGTTACGGAGTGGTTCGAGTACGGCGGCCAGCCGTACTGGTTCAAAATCCAGACAAGCGCAACGCTCACGAAGGACGGTATGCTTTATTTTTTGAACATGATCGACAAGGTAAAAAACGCGCGCTCTCATGTTGAAATGATCGAAGTTACCAGAACGATCCAGCAGCCACTCCACGGAGGAACCGCACACCATTCATTCAGTAAATGCGTAGTTTTAGACCATTTTCAGGAAACACGCAAGGCAGAAATCACCCAGCGCGGAGGAACCGGCCGAGGATCCTACCACAGCCACAACAGCATTATGGACTACTTTGCGTTGGAATACTCTGCGGGCATTGTGTCGAATGTCGGCACGGCAGCAGGCCAGAGCCAAAGCAAAGCGGGAGCAATCGAACATTTTGACGACGTACAACCTCTGGAGCTTCCACTGGCTGCCGGAGTTGCACATACAAACCACATTAAAAACATTATAAAGGAGGAATGA
- a CDS encoding baseplate J/gp47 family protein translates to MSSTSELQFIETDAGQIYDFIMYVLENGVTEELYPGDERRIFGETLATLVVALYSTMNDSAKQSTLRYARGDVLDALGEFAGVFRIEALPATTTVRFSLKEAVTQNIIITKGTRVTSDYSRYFKTTETTVLQAGSLYVDAEVESEEGGTTYNDIPVGEINVLVDMIPFIDGVSNTEETAGGGDEENDEDLRERIRLAPASRSTAGPKNSYKYYAVSADATVADAHVSSPSPGVVVITPILYGGEIPDQSVLDKVLAACNADDVRPLTDKVEVSAPTIQSYDIELKYYTTAANETAVVENIESSGGSIDQYIYWQGSSLDRNINPDYLRKLILCPEDSDGNHLTGADRVDIIKPVYTELSATTVAKFSGKLTVSHEVEG, encoded by the coding sequence ATGAGTAGCACCAGCGAATTGCAGTTCATAGAAACAGACGCCGGCCAGATCTACGACTTTATCATGTACGTTTTAGAGAATGGCGTCACCGAGGAATTATACCCCGGAGACGAGCGCCGAATTTTTGGAGAAACGCTTGCGACTCTCGTTGTAGCGCTTTACTCCACGATGAACGACTCAGCAAAGCAGTCAACTCTCCGCTATGCAAGGGGCGACGTTCTCGACGCTCTGGGAGAATTTGCTGGAGTGTTCAGGATCGAAGCACTACCGGCGACAACAACGGTTCGCTTTTCTCTCAAAGAAGCAGTAACGCAAAACATCATTATCACCAAAGGAACCCGCGTAACTTCGGACTACTCTCGCTACTTCAAAACCACCGAGACCACAGTCCTGCAGGCTGGTTCCTTATATGTCGACGCCGAAGTCGAAAGCGAGGAAGGCGGCACAACATACAACGACATACCAGTCGGCGAGATCAATGTGCTGGTTGATATGATCCCATTTATTGACGGAGTTTCCAACACTGAGGAAACAGCCGGAGGCGGCGACGAGGAAAACGACGAGGATCTGAGAGAAAGGATCCGACTCGCGCCAGCCAGCAGATCCACGGCCGGGCCTAAAAACTCATATAAATATTACGCCGTATCTGCTGACGCAACCGTGGCCGACGCACATGTAAGCTCGCCGAGCCCGGGCGTTGTTGTAATTACGCCCATTTTGTACGGTGGAGAAATACCGGATCAGTCTGTACTCGACAAAGTTCTGGCAGCCTGCAACGCTGACGACGTTCGCCCGCTGACCGACAAAGTGGAGGTATCTGCTCCGACTATCCAATCTTACGATATTGAGTTGAAATATTACACAACCGCAGCCAATGAGACCGCAGTCGTTGAAAATATAGAAAGCTCCGGCGGCTCGATCGACCAGTACATATACTGGCAAGGCAGCAGCCTCGACCGGAATATCAACCCGGACTATTTGAGAAAACTCATACTTTGCCCGGAGGACTCAGACGGCAACCACCTGACCGGCGCAGATCGCGTCGATATTATCAAACCGGTATACACTGAGCTGAGCGCAACGACGGTGGCGAAGTTTTCCGGCAAATTAACGGTATCGCATGAAGTGGAGGGGTAA